In Nocardia yunnanensis, one DNA window encodes the following:
- a CDS encoding ABC transporter ATP-binding protein: MIELRGLTKHYGQTVAVSDLSFTVPPGQVTGFLGPNGAGKSTTMRMILGLDQPTSGSALVNGKPYHELKRPLEAVGALLDAKWVHPNRSARSHLRWMAASNDIPQSRVEEVLRLVGLSEVANKNAGGFSLGMSQRLGLAGALLGDPQVLLFDEPVNGLDPEGILWIRRFMQRLAGEGRTVLVSSHLLSEMAQTAEHLIVIGRGRLIADTTTKDFIEKASEQSVRVRSPQLDQLRSLLTSNGMTVREEGAASAGKDAGSESPALVVAGVTSDAVGKLAGANDITLYELSPQRASLEEAFMRMTGGAVQYHGEGFDQVMGGAL; the protein is encoded by the coding sequence ATGATCGAACTGAGAGGCCTGACCAAACACTACGGGCAGACCGTCGCGGTGTCGGACCTGTCGTTCACGGTCCCGCCGGGCCAGGTGACCGGCTTCCTCGGCCCGAACGGCGCGGGTAAATCGACCACCATGCGCATGATCCTCGGCCTGGATCAGCCGACGTCCGGGTCCGCGCTGGTCAACGGCAAGCCGTATCACGAGCTGAAGCGTCCGCTGGAGGCCGTCGGCGCCCTGCTGGACGCGAAGTGGGTGCACCCCAACCGTTCCGCGCGCTCGCATCTGCGCTGGATGGCCGCCTCGAACGATATTCCGCAGTCGCGGGTGGAGGAGGTGCTGCGCCTGGTCGGCCTCTCGGAGGTGGCCAACAAGAACGCGGGCGGTTTCTCCCTCGGCATGTCGCAGCGGCTGGGCCTGGCGGGCGCGCTGCTCGGCGATCCGCAGGTGCTGCTGTTCGACGAGCCGGTCAACGGCCTGGATCCGGAGGGCATCCTGTGGATCCGCCGCTTCATGCAGCGGCTGGCGGGCGAGGGCCGCACCGTGCTGGTGTCGAGCCACCTGCTCAGCGAAATGGCCCAGACCGCCGAACATCTCATCGTGATCGGCCGGGGTCGCCTCATCGCCGACACCACCACCAAGGATTTCATCGAGAAGGCGTCGGAACAGTCGGTGCGCGTGCGCAGTCCGCAGCTGGATCAGCTGCGCAGCCTGCTCACCTCCAACGGCATGACGGTCCGCGAGGAGGGCGCCGCGTCCGCCGGCAAGGATGCCGGGTCCGAGAGCCCGGCCCTGGTGGTCGCGGGCGTCACCAGTGACGCGGTCGGAAAACTGGCCGGCGCCAACGACATCACGCTCTACGAGCTGTCGCCGCAGCGGGCCTCGCTGGAGGAGGCGTTCATGCGCATGACCGGTGGCGCGGTGCAGTACCACGGCGAAGGCTTCGATCAGGTTATGGGAGGTGCGCTCTGA
- a CDS encoding FAD-dependent oxidoreductase, whose amino-acid sequence MRTLAVVGGGVIGLSAAWRAAGAGWTVTLYDPAVGSGSSWVAGGMLAPLSEGWPGEEAALAFGAASLARWPGFAAELREVTGTDVFVAAQTLTVALDAADAADLRTIADFVNTHDLPAFDPKDISAEGDSLRTGAAEKALASMVDPTSTGAAATTPPGAATTNQPGATAQIPTAAGDVSGRLRLLDRAGVRAVEPGLGRGVRAGLLAVDEPAVDNRALVTALRTACVAVGVEFRAERVERLSDLAHNRILLAAGAASAQLWPGLPVRPVKGEILRLRRRPSAPPPPRRVIRARVHGRPIYLVPRHDGIVLGATQYEVGFDTAVTAASVRDLLTDAESVLPGLGEYEFAEAIAGFRPGSPDNLPLIGHLDDRVLVAAGHGRNGILDTPVTADAVLALLAGAELPAAHAADPRRFPSVAAQTSAAASLYPGGVR is encoded by the coding sequence ATGCGGACTCTGGCCGTCGTCGGCGGCGGTGTGATCGGACTGTCGGCGGCCTGGCGGGCCGCCGGAGCGGGCTGGACCGTCACCCTCTACGACCCGGCCGTGGGCTCCGGTTCCTCCTGGGTGGCGGGCGGCATGCTCGCACCCCTCTCGGAGGGCTGGCCCGGTGAGGAAGCGGCCCTGGCATTCGGCGCGGCCTCCCTGGCCCGCTGGCCCGGATTCGCCGCTGAGCTGCGGGAAGTCACCGGCACCGACGTCTTCGTCGCCGCCCAGACCCTCACCGTCGCCCTCGACGCGGCCGACGCCGCCGACCTGCGCACCATCGCCGATTTCGTGAACACCCACGACCTGCCCGCCTTCGACCCGAAAGATATATCTGCCGAAGGCGATTCGCTTCGCACCGGCGCGGCCGAGAAGGCTCTGGCCAGTATGGTCGACCCCACGTCCACCGGCGCGGCTGCGACGACTCCGCCGGGCGCGGCTACGACGAATCAGCCCGGCGCGACCGCCCAAATTCCCACTGCCGCGGGCGATGTGTCCGGTCGGCTGCGACTGCTGGACCGCGCCGGGGTGCGCGCGGTCGAGCCCGGTCTCGGGCGCGGCGTCCGCGCCGGGCTGCTGGCCGTCGATGAGCCGGCGGTCGACAACCGCGCCCTGGTGACCGCCCTGCGCACGGCCTGTGTCGCGGTCGGGGTGGAGTTTCGCGCCGAACGTGTCGAGCGCCTGTCCGACCTCGCCCACAACCGCATCCTGCTGGCCGCGGGCGCCGCGAGCGCGCAGCTGTGGCCCGGCCTGCCGGTGCGCCCGGTCAAGGGTGAGATCCTGCGCTTGCGCCGCCGCCCCAGCGCGCCGCCTCCACCGCGCCGCGTGATCCGCGCCCGCGTGCACGGCCGCCCCATCTATCTCGTCCCGCGTCACGATGGAATCGTGCTGGGCGCAACGCAATACGAGGTCGGTTTCGACACCGCCGTGACCGCCGCGAGCGTCCGCGACCTGCTCACCGACGCCGAATCCGTACTGCCGGGCCTCGGGGAGTACGAGTTCGCCGAAGCCATAGCGGGTTTCCGTCCGGGCTCCCCGGACAATCTGCCCCTGATCGGCCACCTCGACGACCGGGTGCTCGTGGCCGCGGGCCACGGTCGCAACGGCATCCTCGACACCCCGGTGACCGCCGACGCCGTGCTCGCGCTGCTCGCCGGCGCCGAGCTGCCCGCGGCGCACGCGGCCGACCCGCGCCGCTTCCCGTCGGTCGCCGCCCAAACATCCGCTGCCGCATCGCTTTACCCAGGAGGAGTTCGATGA
- a CDS encoding glutamate ABC transporter substrate-binding protein: MTTRRSLTLAALAASLLLTAACGDDSPPPPAPSTRVPSYIEPPLPSGAVVAQTNTAPPPAPPNCGDPTASLRPGGIRSGPDIDAIRARGRLLVGLDPGSNLFSFRDPTTGTLAGFDVEIAKELARDLLGDPGAVEFRILSSADREKALVERTVDVVVKTMTINCARRQTVTFSTSYLQAHQRVLTVRNSGIEGLTDLAGRRVCVASGTTSLDLIRAQQPAASIMTVPSWADCLVVLQQRQVDAVSTDDTVLAGLAEQDPATEVVGPDLSTEQYGIGISKGSDDLVRFVNGTLERIRADGTWNRLYRRWLVAELGDAAIPPPPRYQD; this comes from the coding sequence ATGACCACACGACGATCCCTCACCCTCGCCGCCCTGGCCGCGAGTCTGCTGCTGACCGCGGCCTGCGGCGACGACAGCCCGCCGCCGCCCGCGCCCTCCACCCGGGTGCCGAGCTATATCGAGCCGCCGCTGCCGTCGGGAGCCGTAGTGGCGCAGACCAATACCGCGCCGCCGCCCGCCCCGCCGAACTGCGGGGACCCGACCGCCAGCCTGCGGCCGGGCGGCATTCGCAGCGGACCCGATATCGATGCCATCCGGGCGCGCGGGCGGCTGCTGGTCGGATTGGATCCGGGCAGCAATCTGTTCAGCTTCCGGGACCCGACCACCGGCACCCTGGCGGGCTTCGACGTGGAGATCGCCAAGGAGCTGGCGCGGGATCTGCTGGGCGATCCGGGCGCGGTGGAGTTCCGCATCCTCAGCTCCGCCGATCGGGAGAAGGCGCTGGTGGAGCGGACCGTCGACGTGGTGGTCAAGACCATGACCATCAATTGCGCACGGCGGCAGACGGTCACGTTCTCGACCTCGTATCTGCAGGCGCATCAGCGGGTGCTGACGGTGCGCAACTCCGGGATCGAGGGGCTCACCGATCTGGCGGGCCGGCGGGTGTGCGTGGCCAGCGGCACCACCTCCCTGGATCTGATTCGCGCCCAGCAGCCTGCCGCGTCCATCATGACCGTGCCCAGCTGGGCCGACTGCCTGGTGGTGTTGCAGCAGCGGCAGGTGGACGCGGTCAGCACCGACGACACCGTGCTGGCCGGGCTGGCCGAACAGGATCCGGCCACCGAGGTGGTGGGCCCGGATCTGAGCACCGAGCAGTACGGGATCGGCATCTCCAAGGGCTCCGACGATCTGGTCCGCTTCGTCAACGGCACCCTGGAACGCATTCGCGCCGACGGCACCTGGAATCGGCTCTACCGGCGCTGGCTGGTGGCCGAACTGGGCGACGCGGCCATTCCGCCGCCGCCGAGGTATCAGGACTGA
- a CDS encoding thiazole synthase codes for MASAVDPLVIAGREFESRLIMGTGGADNLAVLEEALVASGTELTTVAMRRVDAAGGTGVLDLLERLEIAPLPNTAGCRGAAEAVLTARLAREALETDWVKLEVIADERTLLPDAIELVAAAEQLVDDGFTVLPYTTDDPVLAKRLEDVGCAAVMPLGSPIGTGLGIGNPHNIEMIVEAAGVPVILDAGIGTASDAALAMELGCSAVLLATAVTRARKPAVMAAAMAHAVEAGRLAREAGRIPKRFWAQASSPGF; via the coding sequence GTGGCTAGCGCGGTCGATCCACTCGTCATCGCGGGCCGGGAGTTCGAGTCGCGGCTCATCATGGGCACCGGCGGCGCGGACAATCTGGCCGTGCTCGAGGAGGCCCTGGTCGCCTCCGGCACCGAGCTGACCACGGTCGCCATGCGCCGGGTGGACGCGGCCGGCGGCACCGGCGTGCTGGATCTGCTCGAGCGCCTCGAGATCGCCCCGCTGCCCAATACGGCGGGCTGCCGCGGCGCGGCCGAAGCGGTGCTGACCGCGCGGCTGGCCCGCGAGGCCCTCGAAACCGATTGGGTGAAGCTGGAAGTCATCGCCGACGAGCGCACCCTGCTGCCCGACGCCATCGAATTGGTCGCCGCCGCCGAGCAATTGGTGGACGACGGCTTCACCGTGCTGCCCTACACCACCGACGATCCGGTGCTGGCCAAACGCCTCGAGGACGTCGGCTGCGCCGCGGTCATGCCGCTGGGCTCACCCATCGGCACCGGCCTGGGCATCGGCAATCCGCACAATATCGAGATGATCGTGGAGGCCGCGGGCGTCCCCGTCATCCTCGACGCGGGCATCGGCACCGCCAGCGACGCCGCCCTGGCCATGGAATTGGGCTGCTCGGCAGTCCTTTTGGCCACCGCCGTCACCCGCGCCCGCAAGCCCGCCGTGATGGCCGCGGCCATGGCGCACGCCGTCGAGGCCGGCCGGCTGGCGCGCGAGGCCGGCCGCATCCCCAAACGCTTCTGGGCCCAGGCGTCCTCACCCGGCTTCTGA
- the thiS gene encoding sulfur carrier protein ThiS — protein sequence MTAIPVGVTVNGEDHVFPDPLSVRELLERLNLPCQGVALAIDGAVFPKSRWDEPVGRGWEIEVLTAVQGG from the coding sequence ATGACCGCAATCCCGGTCGGCGTCACCGTCAACGGTGAGGACCACGTGTTCCCCGACCCGCTGTCCGTGCGCGAGCTGCTGGAACGGCTGAACCTGCCGTGCCAGGGTGTCGCGCTCGCCATCGACGGCGCGGTGTTCCCCAAGTCCCGCTGGGACGAGCCGGTCGGCCGCGGCTGGGAGATCGAGGTGCTGACGGCGGTGCAGGGTGGCTAG
- a CDS encoding NUDIX domain-containing protein: MRGDGDGWAESADGTRQWGRFGAAGLLLRAPLIGGGAAVLLHHRAAWTHQGGTWALPGGARDSHETTVHAAVREAEEEAGIAPGSIRVRGSRVTATAPSGWTYTTVVADAADRLETRGNTESQDLVWVPEDEVEDRPLHPGFAAAWPILRATPTRVALDGVADSGTVAAALPRTLDLAEHGFVWLHANGDGAERTARIGAGRTARVGALESGAEQTELAGNVLFLTLEQVLS; this comes from the coding sequence ATGCGCGGTGACGGCGACGGTTGGGCGGAGAGTGCCGACGGCACCCGGCAGTGGGGTCGCTTCGGCGCTGCTGGACTGTTGCTGCGGGCGCCCCTGATCGGCGGCGGCGCCGCGGTCCTGCTGCATCATCGCGCCGCCTGGACCCATCAGGGCGGCACCTGGGCGCTGCCCGGCGGCGCCCGCGACTCGCACGAGACCACCGTGCACGCCGCGGTCCGCGAAGCCGAGGAGGAGGCGGGCATCGCGCCCGGTTCGATCCGGGTGCGCGGCTCCCGGGTGACCGCGACGGCGCCCAGCGGCTGGACCTACACCACGGTCGTGGCCGATGCCGCCGACCGGCTCGAGACCCGCGGCAATACCGAGAGCCAGGATCTGGTCTGGGTGCCCGAGGACGAGGTCGAGGATCGGCCGCTGCATCCGGGTTTCGCCGCCGCCTGGCCGATCCTGCGCGCCACCCCGACCCGGGTCGCGCTGGACGGGGTGGCCGATTCCGGCACGGTGGCGGCCGCGTTGCCGCGCACCCTGGATCTGGCCGAGCACGGTTTCGTCTGGCTGCACGCCAATGGCGACGGCGCGGAGCGCACCGCCCGCATCGGCGCGGGCCGCACCGCTCGCGTCGGGGCGCTCGAATCCGGTGCGGAACAGACCGAATTGGCCGGAAATGTGTTGTTCCTCACGCTGGAGCAGGTGTTGTCTTGA
- the thiE gene encoding thiamine phosphate synthase: MQPSHPNRPVSPRERLATARLYLCTDARRDTGDLAQFAEAALAGGVDIIQLRDKGSRGEQQFGPLEAKAELGALAELRAAARRHGALVACNDRADIALAAGVDVLHLGQGDLPPWYARQILGPDVVLGRSTNNRAQAGLAAIDEHIDYFCTGPVYATPTKPGRTPAGLELVRSTADSHTQRPWFAIGGIDEHRLPEVLAAGATRIVVVRAITEAKDPTAAARAIKERILENTAG; this comes from the coding sequence GTGCAACCCTCCCACCCGAACCGACCGGTATCCCCTCGGGAGCGTCTCGCGACCGCACGGCTGTATCTGTGCACCGACGCGCGCCGCGACACCGGCGACCTGGCGCAGTTCGCCGAGGCCGCGCTGGCCGGGGGCGTCGACATCATTCAGCTGCGCGACAAGGGCTCGCGCGGGGAGCAGCAGTTCGGCCCGCTCGAGGCCAAGGCGGAACTCGGCGCGCTGGCCGAGCTGCGGGCCGCCGCCCGCCGCCACGGCGCCCTGGTGGCCTGCAACGATCGCGCCGATATCGCGCTCGCCGCGGGCGTGGACGTGCTGCATCTCGGCCAGGGCGATCTGCCGCCCTGGTACGCCCGCCAGATCCTGGGACCGGACGTGGTGCTGGGCCGTTCCACCAACAACCGCGCCCAAGCCGGGCTGGCCGCGATCGACGAACACATCGACTACTTCTGCACCGGACCCGTCTACGCCACCCCCACCAAGCCGGGCCGCACCCCCGCCGGCCTGGAACTGGTCCGCTCCACCGCGGATTCACACACCCAGCGCCCCTGGTTCGCCATCGGCGGCATCGACGAGCACCGCCTCCCGGAGGTCCTTGCCGCCGGCGCCACCCGAATCGTCGTGGTACGCGCCATCACCGAGGCCAAGGACCCCACCGCCGCGGCGCGGGCGATCAAAGAACGAATCCTGGAGAACACCGCCGGCTGA
- a CDS encoding molybdopterin-containing oxidoreductase family protein: MSTREVPTYCRICEPLCGLIATVEDGRLVRLRADKEHPLSRGNACPKGIAFTDIQNDPERVLYPLRRTASGEFERVSWDTALDEIGARLRALIDEHGIESLGWYFGNPSSFSYSHTLWMVGFQMAAGLKHVYSAGSQDVNNRFVASELLYGSLTSVPVPDLDRTDFLLMLGANPVVSHGSVMSVPRVREKLTAITGRGGRVVVVDPRNTETAKLFEHVGVQPDGDAWLLAALLQVIFEEGLEDAEAVRRQATGGHELRRAVARFTPEATAAVTGLEPDRVRALARDLARAESAAVYGRTGTCLGRHATLVAFLIDALALVTGNLDRPGGCVFGKELVAVSKLNARLGLVGYGKNRSRIGGFPDVLGTFPAAVMAKEITTPGPGRLRALFTSAGNPVSSVPNGRELASALGQLDLFVSIDLYVNDTNRGADYVLPATTFLERDDIPLPFAALSPTPYTQYTEPVLAPYGEAREEWWIIDALATRIGVQPFAFGPTRPAGRLLGALRRRVPGLGSARPTPSLLVDLALRTGPYGDLFGLRRKGISLRMLRRHPHGVVLADRIETGVLRDVVQHKGGRVRLDPDEIVLELSVLAARPADPAYPLRVIGLRELKSHNSWMHNVEQLMRGDREHAARINPKDAAVAGISDGERCRVTSPHGSIEVTARLTEDMVSGAVAIPHGWGHHGGWQLANAAGGANVNDLMSTDIADIEPLAGMSNLNGIPIRLDPLP; the protein is encoded by the coding sequence GTGAGTACGCGCGAGGTTCCCACCTACTGCCGGATCTGCGAACCGCTGTGCGGGCTGATCGCCACCGTCGAGGACGGGCGGCTGGTGCGGCTGCGTGCGGACAAGGAGCATCCGCTCTCGCGCGGCAATGCCTGCCCGAAGGGCATCGCGTTCACCGACATCCAGAACGATCCGGAGCGGGTGCTGTATCCGCTGCGGCGCACGGCGTCCGGGGAGTTCGAGCGGGTCTCCTGGGACACCGCGCTCGACGAGATCGGGGCCCGGCTGCGCGCGCTGATCGACGAGCACGGAATCGAAAGCCTCGGCTGGTATTTCGGCAATCCGTCGTCGTTCTCCTACTCCCACACGCTGTGGATGGTCGGCTTCCAGATGGCCGCCGGGCTGAAGCACGTGTACTCGGCCGGCTCGCAGGACGTGAACAACCGCTTCGTGGCCAGCGAGCTGCTCTACGGGTCGCTCACCTCGGTACCGGTCCCCGATCTGGACCGCACCGACTTCCTGCTCATGCTGGGCGCGAATCCCGTGGTGTCGCACGGCAGTGTGATGAGCGTGCCGCGGGTGCGCGAGAAGCTGACCGCCATCACCGGGCGCGGCGGTCGCGTGGTGGTGGTCGATCCGCGAAACACCGAGACCGCCAAGCTGTTCGAGCATGTCGGGGTGCAGCCGGACGGGGACGCCTGGCTGCTGGCGGCGCTGCTGCAGGTCATCTTCGAGGAGGGGCTCGAGGATGCCGAGGCCGTGCGCCGGCAGGCCACGGGTGGGCACGAATTGCGCCGTGCCGTCGCACGATTCACGCCCGAGGCGACGGCCGCCGTGACCGGTCTCGAACCCGATCGGGTGCGCGCGCTCGCCCGTGATCTGGCGCGCGCCGAGTCGGCCGCGGTGTACGGCCGCACCGGGACCTGCCTCGGCCGGCACGCGACGCTGGTGGCCTTCCTCATCGACGCCCTCGCCCTGGTCACCGGCAATCTCGATCGGCCGGGCGGGTGCGTCTTCGGCAAGGAACTGGTCGCGGTCTCCAAGCTGAACGCGCGGCTGGGGCTGGTCGGCTACGGCAAGAACCGCTCCCGCATCGGCGGATTCCCGGACGTGCTGGGCACCTTCCCGGCAGCCGTCATGGCCAAGGAGATCACCACGCCGGGGCCGGGGCGGCTGCGGGCGCTGTTCACCTCGGCGGGCAATCCGGTGTCCTCGGTGCCCAACGGCCGCGAATTGGCTTCCGCGCTGGGACAACTCGATCTGTTCGTGTCCATCGACCTGTATGTCAACGACACCAACCGCGGCGCCGATTACGTGCTGCCCGCCACCACCTTCCTCGAACGCGACGACATTCCGCTCCCGTTCGCCGCCCTCTCCCCGACCCCGTACACGCAGTACACCGAACCGGTGCTGGCGCCGTACGGGGAGGCGCGCGAGGAATGGTGGATCATCGACGCCCTCGCGACCCGAATCGGGGTGCAGCCCTTCGCGTTCGGGCCCACCCGTCCGGCGGGCCGGCTGCTCGGTGCCCTGCGGCGGCGCGTACCCGGTCTGGGCTCGGCGCGCCCGACCCCGTCGCTGCTGGTGGATCTGGCGCTGCGCACCGGACCGTACGGCGACCTTTTCGGCTTGCGTCGCAAGGGCATCAGCCTGCGCATGCTGCGCCGGCATCCGCACGGCGTGGTGCTGGCCGACCGGATCGAGACCGGCGTGCTGCGGGATGTGGTGCAGCACAAGGGCGGCCGGGTCCGCCTGGATCCGGACGAGATCGTGCTCGAGCTGTCGGTGCTGGCCGCGCGCCCGGCCGATCCCGCCTACCCGCTGCGCGTCATCGGCCTGCGCGAGCTGAAATCCCACAACTCGTGGATGCACAATGTCGAACAGCTGATGCGCGGCGACCGCGAGCACGCGGCCCGCATCAACCCCAAAGACGCTGCGGTAGCGGGCATTTCCGACGGCGAGCGCTGCCGCGTCACCTCCCCGCACGGCTCGATCGAGGTGACCGCCCGCCTCACCGAGGACATGGTCTCGGGTGCGGTCGCCATCCCCCACGGCTGGGGCCACCACGGCGGCTGGCAACTCGCCAACGCCGCCGGCGGCGCCAACGTCAACGACCTCATGTCCACCGACATCGCCGACATCGAACCCCTAGCCGGCATGTCCAACCTCAACGGCATCCCCATCCGCCTGGACCCCCTCCCCTGA
- a CDS encoding serine/threonine-protein kinase produces MTTPSDPTPAATDPEGTRALTRPEPAGPHWPARTEITARPEPPRADAEFEGTQAVAATARTVADPNTDPGDADLSSAGAEPRTPTRPSQRTARMTRPRTNVRRLGAGLVPIPAVEPVDPEAAVLDDPVVAEGRRFCWRCGKPVGRATPTRPSTTAGTCETCGAPYDFRPSLYPGDRVAGQYEIQGCIAHGGLGWIYLAIDRNVSDRWVVLKGLLHAGDAEAQAVAVAERQFLAEVAHPSIVKIHNFVEHAGPDGDPIGYIVMEYVGGHSLRDLLDQHAPERMPVTEAIAYLLEILPALDYLHSVGLAYNDLKPDNIMITTDRVELIDLGAVSQFEAYGNLYGTRGYQAPEIAQTGPTVASDIYTAGRTLAVLTLHMPMERGAYTDGLPDPADEPVLARHQFLYRLLLRATDRDPERRFASARLLATQLTGVLREILAVETGTEHPQLSTLFSPPRTSFGTVELIAQTDGIIDGIARDTLLRPNEVVAALPVPIIDPGDPSAPLLAGAAHPEPRHALDELRHARQRAAAEPGGAPETFEQEVTLAEARAHLDLEEPAAARLLLTRLADEPCAGPPDWRIDWYLGLTELLELEYERAFARFDAVLEALPGEIAPKLALAATAELVLQHWDSPDPEQWRVYAENYYATVWRTDRGVVSAAFGLARQLAAAGNITAAVHALDQVPPASRHYAEARMTAILMLLTCAPAADLDEATLQVAAARVQGLPPGEGRAAQLRILTLGIALGWVQAGKRPKSPRATLFGSPFTERDLRRGIETGLRALARSAPARTHRYALVDLANAVRAKSWF; encoded by the coding sequence ATGACCACACCGTCCGATCCGACACCCGCGGCGACCGATCCGGAAGGCACGCGGGCCCTCACCCGCCCCGAGCCGGCGGGACCGCACTGGCCCGCCCGCACCGAGATCACCGCGCGGCCCGAACCCCCGCGTGCGGACGCCGAATTCGAGGGCACCCAGGCTGTCGCCGCCACCGCTCGGACCGTCGCCGACCCGAACACCGATCCGGGCGACGCCGATCTCAGCAGCGCCGGGGCCGAACCGCGGACGCCGACCCGGCCGTCACAGCGCACGGCGCGGATGACGCGGCCGCGGACGAACGTGCGACGGCTGGGCGCCGGACTGGTGCCGATCCCCGCCGTCGAGCCGGTCGATCCGGAGGCGGCGGTCCTCGACGATCCGGTGGTCGCCGAGGGGCGGCGATTCTGCTGGCGCTGCGGCAAACCGGTGGGGCGAGCCACGCCGACCCGGCCGTCGACCACGGCCGGCACCTGCGAGACCTGCGGTGCGCCTTACGATTTCCGGCCGTCGCTGTATCCGGGCGACCGGGTGGCCGGACAGTACGAGATCCAGGGCTGTATCGCGCACGGCGGGCTGGGCTGGATCTATCTGGCCATCGACCGCAACGTGAGCGATCGGTGGGTGGTGCTCAAGGGTCTGTTGCACGCCGGTGACGCCGAGGCGCAGGCGGTCGCGGTGGCCGAGCGGCAGTTCCTGGCCGAGGTCGCGCATCCGAGCATCGTGAAGATCCACAATTTCGTGGAACACGCGGGCCCGGACGGGGATCCGATCGGGTACATCGTGATGGAGTACGTGGGCGGGCATTCGCTGCGCGATCTGCTCGACCAGCACGCCCCCGAGCGCATGCCGGTCACCGAGGCCATCGCGTATCTGCTGGAAATCCTTCCGGCACTGGACTATCTGCATTCGGTGGGGCTGGCCTACAACGATCTCAAGCCCGACAACATCATGATCACCACCGATCGGGTGGAGCTCATCGATCTGGGCGCGGTCAGCCAGTTCGAGGCGTACGGAAACCTGTACGGCACCAGGGGATATCAGGCTCCGGAGATCGCGCAGACCGGTCCGACGGTGGCCTCCGACATCTACACCGCCGGCCGCACGCTGGCGGTGCTCACCCTGCACATGCCGATGGAGCGCGGCGCCTACACCGACGGCCTGCCCGACCCGGCCGACGAACCGGTGCTGGCCCGCCACCAGTTCCTGTACCGGCTGCTGCTGCGCGCCACCGATCGGGATCCGGAGCGCCGCTTCGCCTCCGCGCGGCTGCTGGCCACCCAGCTCACCGGGGTGCTGCGCGAGATCCTGGCCGTGGAGACCGGCACCGAGCATCCGCAGCTGTCGACGCTGTTCAGCCCGCCGCGCACCAGTTTCGGCACGGTCGAGCTGATCGCGCAGACCGACGGCATCATCGACGGCATCGCCCGCGACACCCTGCTGCGGCCCAACGAGGTGGTGGCGGCGCTGCCGGTGCCGATCATCGATCCCGGCGACCCGTCGGCTCCGCTGCTGGCGGGTGCGGCGCATCCGGAACCCCGGCACGCCCTCGACGAGCTGCGGCACGCCCGCCAGCGCGCCGCGGCCGAACCGGGCGGTGCGCCAGAGACTTTCGAGCAGGAGGTGACGCTGGCCGAGGCCCGCGCGCACCTGGATCTCGAGGAACCGGCCGCCGCCCGCCTGCTGCTGACGCGGCTCGCCGACGAACCGTGCGCGGGCCCCCCGGATTGGCGCATCGACTGGTATCTGGGGCTGACGGAGCTGCTGGAGCTGGAGTACGAGCGCGCCTTCGCCCGCTTCGACGCCGTGCTGGAGGCGCTGCCCGGGGAGATCGCGCCCAAGCTGGCGCTGGCCGCGACCGCGGAACTGGTGCTGCAGCACTGGGATTCGCCGGATCCGGAGCAGTGGCGGGTCTACGCCGAGAACTATTACGCCACCGTGTGGCGCACCGACCGCGGGGTGGTGAGCGCGGCGTTCGGGCTGGCCCGCCAGCTGGCGGCGGCCGGGAACATCACCGCGGCCGTGCACGCGCTCGATCAGGTGCCGCCCGCCTCCCGGCATTACGCCGAGGCGCGGATGACGGCCATCCTCATGCTGCTGACCTGCGCTCCCGCAGCGGATTTGGACGAGGCGACGCTACAGGTGGCGGCGGCGCGAGTGCAGGGGCTGCCGCCCGGGGAGGGCCGCGCGGCCCAGCTGCGGATCCTCACCCTGGGCATCGCACTGGGGTGGGTGCAGGCCGGGAAACGGCCGAAGTCGCCGCGCGCCACGCTGTTCGGATCGCCGTTCACCGAACGGGACCTGCGGCGCGGCATCGAAACCGGGCTCCGCGCCCTGGCGCGCTCCGCGCCCGCCCGCACCCACCGCTACGCCCTGGTGGATCTGGCCAACGCCGTTCGCGCGAAATCCTGGTTCTGA